The following coding sequences lie in one Planococcus lenghuensis genomic window:
- a CDS encoding metallophosphoesterase, with protein MTNVFRNIALSLALALVLLIVYGLIEPQLLDVEEEEAGIPNLPEEWEGQEIAVLADFQIGMWLDNKSTVEEAITEIVERDPSAVLLLGDYIYKPEDQSEQEVAQAIEVLQPLGEAEIPVYAVLGNHDYGLKKKDGNPAPEAAERMRNALEALEIQILHNEAVTLDAEGAVLPEGESGLFIAGIGSRWADADEPAEALANIPAEAPRVFMMHNPNSFEEFPADAAPLAVAGHTHGGQISIPGLPEWSWVALTSEEPVHVDGWIDGYGAPGNRLYVNRGIGMSAVPIRINAKPELTIFTLTASE; from the coding sequence GTGACGAACGTATTCCGGAACATAGCGCTTTCCCTCGCCTTAGCTTTAGTGCTGCTGATTGTCTATGGATTGATCGAACCCCAATTGCTTGATGTGGAAGAAGAAGAAGCAGGGATTCCAAATCTGCCCGAAGAGTGGGAAGGCCAGGAAATTGCCGTGCTCGCTGACTTCCAAATTGGCATGTGGCTGGATAATAAAAGCACCGTCGAAGAAGCGATAACAGAAATTGTCGAACGGGATCCTTCTGCAGTATTACTGTTAGGCGATTATATTTACAAACCAGAAGACCAGTCAGAGCAGGAAGTGGCACAGGCCATTGAAGTACTGCAGCCACTCGGAGAAGCAGAGATTCCCGTATATGCCGTCTTAGGAAACCATGATTATGGATTGAAAAAGAAAGATGGAAACCCGGCACCCGAAGCTGCAGAAAGAATGCGTAACGCCCTGGAGGCGCTGGAGATCCAAATCCTCCATAATGAAGCAGTTACTCTTGATGCAGAAGGGGCCGTGTTGCCAGAAGGTGAATCGGGCCTGTTCATTGCCGGAATTGGATCAAGGTGGGCCGATGCTGACGAGCCGGCAGAAGCATTGGCGAATATCCCGGCAGAAGCACCACGTGTATTCATGATGCATAACCCGAACTCTTTTGAGGAGTTCCCGGCTGATGCAGCCCCGCTTGCAGTTGCCGGTCATACCCACGGTGGACAGATCAGTATCCCTGGGCTCCCGGAATGGTCTTGGGTTGCGCTGACCTCTGAGGAACCGGTTCACGTTGACGGCTGGATTGATGGTTACGGTGCACCAGGCAATCGGTTATATGTCAATCGCGGCATCGGCATGAGTGCAGTACCAATTCGCATTAACGCCAAACCCGAACTGACGATATTCACGTTAACTGCTTCGGAATAA
- a CDS encoding class F sortase has product MKWTISILSSALLTLLLLVAVNAAFFQHDFFPEQPVETDQEEFVASPAAAKRSSPVATAPVFSQPATVNSPDIEMSELNLPTALYPTAIEIPGIAVSAEVKPVGVLANGQMGVPADTVSVGWFEPGIRPGNIGNAVIAGHVDSRSGPAVFFHLKELKPGDEITVSDGEGQKLVFVVREIESYKANDAPLDKIFGATDRRMLNLITCTGTFNGTTDDYSERLVVYSELK; this is encoded by the coding sequence CGGTGAATGCAGCGTTTTTCCAACACGACTTTTTCCCGGAACAACCGGTTGAAACAGATCAGGAGGAATTCGTCGCAAGCCCGGCCGCAGCGAAGCGTAGCAGCCCCGTAGCGACGGCACCGGTGTTCAGTCAGCCCGCCACGGTAAACAGTCCGGATATAGAGATGAGTGAGCTGAATTTGCCGACGGCGCTCTATCCGACAGCAATCGAAATTCCGGGCATCGCTGTCTCGGCTGAAGTGAAACCGGTCGGCGTCCTGGCGAACGGGCAGATGGGCGTGCCGGCCGATACGGTGAGTGTTGGCTGGTTTGAACCCGGGATCAGACCGGGCAACATCGGCAACGCGGTCATCGCCGGCCATGTGGACAGCAGGTCCGGTCCTGCGGTTTTCTTCCATCTGAAAGAACTGAAACCAGGAGACGAAATCACTGTATCCGACGGTGAGGGACAGAAGCTCGTCTTCGTCGTTCGGGAAATTGAAAGCTACAAGGCTAACGATGCGCCGCTCGATAAAATTTTCGGGGCAACCGACCGGCGAATGCTGAATCTGATCACATGTACTGGAACTTTTAACGGTACGACAGATGATTACTCCGAGAGATTGGTTGTCTACTCGGAACTCAAGTGA